One Peterkaempfera bronchialis DNA window includes the following coding sequences:
- a CDS encoding EamA family transporter: MTAPAPETPPGIVGQDADAPSAMPPTKPRISGAVWGALAIVYVVWGSTYLGIRIAVETMPPFLSAAARFLVAGALLAGLVAWRQGPAALRATPRQLGSAALVGLLLLLGGNGLVVLAETSVPSGLTALLIAVVPVWVVLLRTASGDRPRTATFGGVLLGLVGLLVLTVPGLSGEVKLGGLVTVIAATLMWSTGSFSAARIPMPANPFATSAYEMVAGGLGCLLLGLARGEQHGLDLAAVSTRSWLALAYLVVFGSLVAFTAYAWLLHSAPLSLVATYAYVNPVVAVFLGWLVLSEPLSWPILLGGAIVVAGVCVVVSTERRH, encoded by the coding sequence ATGACAGCCCCCGCCCCGGAGACGCCCCCGGGCATCGTCGGCCAGGACGCGGACGCCCCATCGGCCATGCCGCCGACGAAGCCGCGCATCAGCGGCGCCGTATGGGGCGCCCTCGCCATCGTCTACGTCGTCTGGGGCTCGACCTACCTGGGCATCCGGATCGCGGTGGAGACCATGCCGCCGTTCCTCTCCGCTGCGGCCCGCTTCCTGGTGGCGGGGGCGCTGCTGGCCGGGCTGGTGGCCTGGCGGCAGGGCCCGGCCGCGCTGCGGGCCACCCCGCGCCAGCTCGGCTCCGCCGCCCTGGTCGGCCTGCTGCTCCTGCTCGGCGGCAACGGCCTGGTGGTACTCGCCGAGACCTCGGTGCCGTCCGGGCTCACGGCGCTGCTGATCGCGGTGGTCCCCGTCTGGGTGGTGCTGCTCCGCACCGCCTCCGGCGACCGTCCCCGGACGGCGACCTTCGGCGGGGTGCTGCTGGGCCTGGTGGGCCTGCTGGTACTGACCGTGCCCGGCCTCAGCGGCGAGGTGAAGCTCGGCGGCCTGGTCACCGTGATCGCGGCCACCCTGATGTGGTCGACCGGCTCCTTCTCCGCCGCCCGCATCCCCATGCCCGCCAACCCCTTCGCCACCAGCGCCTATGAGATGGTCGCGGGCGGACTCGGCTGCCTGCTGCTCGGACTGGCCCGGGGCGAGCAGCACGGCCTGGACCTGGCGGCGGTCTCCACCCGCTCCTGGCTGGCCCTGGCGTACCTGGTGGTCTTCGGCTCCCTGGTGGCCTTCACCGCCTACGCCTGGCTGCTGCACTCGGCACCACTGTCCCTGGTCGCCACCTACGCCTACGTCAACCCGGTGGTGGCCGTCTTCCTGGGGTGGCTGGTCCTCAGCGAGCCCCTCTCCTGGCCGATCCTGCTGGGCGGCGCCATCGTGGTGGCCGGAGTCTGCGTGGTGGTCAGCACCGAACGGCGGCACTGA
- a CDS encoding S9 family peptidase — protein MHDTTAFHDLAAFTALPRVSSLALSPDGTRLVTAVQDLAADGTRYIGALWEVDPAGVRPARRLTRSGSGESAPRFLPDGTLLFLSARPDTDPGEGEEDRKEAALWSLPASGGEAAPLLARPGGIHAYAVATGTDRIALVASLLPGAEDTAQDAALRKAREKAKVTAILHESSMIRHWDNDLGPDIPHLFTVAGAGTEPSAPIDCGAGSTLGISGAALSPDGSLAAYTVLTGTRPDELRYAVVVSDAATGKQLRTVEAPDAEFSSPAFTPDGRHLVCVRAQRITWEQSGDQTLWLVDATDGQDTGRDLLPGFDQWPGDPVVSPLPSGDGSPVVFFTAAEGGREPVFRVSAGSGDVVRLTASGAYTDVVAAPDGATLYALRSAVDSAPAPVRLDAATPDQQPEPLPCPGAVGELPGTLTEVFTSAEDGTPLRAWLVLPREASAEAPAPLLLWVHGGPQSSWNSWTWRWNPWVAAAAGYAVLLPDPALSTGYGQRMHQRGWGDWGGAPYRDVLALTDAALDRDDLDADRTAMMGGSFGGYMANWIATQTDRFRAIVTHASLWNLPAFAATTDFAPYWMRHHGDPLERTERYQRYSPHLRVASITTPMLVVHGDKDYRVPIGEALSLWSDLTRFEVPAKFLYFPDEGHWVVKPNNSRLWYATVLSFLAHHVLGEEWRRPELV, from the coding sequence ATGCACGACACCACTGCCTTCCACGACCTGGCCGCGTTCACCGCACTGCCCCGGGTCTCCTCCCTGGCGCTCTCCCCGGACGGAACCCGTCTGGTGACGGCCGTTCAGGACCTGGCCGCCGACGGCACCCGCTACATCGGGGCGCTCTGGGAGGTCGACCCCGCCGGAGTGCGCCCCGCTCGCCGGCTCACCCGGTCCGGAAGCGGCGAGTCCGCACCCCGCTTCCTCCCCGACGGCACCCTGCTCTTCCTCTCCGCCCGGCCGGACACCGACCCCGGCGAGGGCGAGGAGGACCGCAAGGAGGCCGCCCTCTGGTCGCTTCCGGCCAGCGGCGGCGAGGCCGCACCGCTGCTGGCCCGGCCCGGTGGCATCCATGCCTACGCGGTGGCGACCGGGACGGACCGGATCGCCCTGGTCGCCTCCCTGCTGCCGGGCGCCGAGGACACCGCGCAGGACGCCGCGCTGCGCAAGGCCCGCGAGAAGGCCAAGGTGACGGCGATCCTGCATGAGTCCTCGATGATCCGCCACTGGGACAACGACCTCGGGCCGGACATCCCGCACCTCTTCACGGTGGCCGGGGCGGGCACCGAGCCGTCGGCGCCGATCGACTGCGGCGCGGGCAGCACCCTGGGCATCTCCGGCGCCGCCCTCTCCCCCGACGGCTCACTGGCCGCCTACACGGTCCTCACCGGTACGCGCCCGGACGAGCTGCGCTACGCGGTCGTGGTGTCGGACGCCGCCACCGGCAAGCAGCTGCGCACCGTCGAGGCACCGGACGCCGAGTTCTCCTCCCCCGCCTTCACCCCGGACGGACGCCATCTGGTCTGCGTCCGGGCGCAGCGCATCACCTGGGAGCAGAGCGGTGACCAGACCCTCTGGCTGGTCGACGCCACCGACGGCCAGGACACCGGCCGCGACCTGCTGCCCGGTTTCGACCAGTGGCCGGGCGACCCCGTGGTCTCTCCCCTGCCGAGCGGGGACGGCTCCCCGGTGGTCTTCTTCACCGCCGCCGAGGGCGGCCGGGAACCGGTCTTCCGGGTCTCGGCCGGCAGTGGCGACGTCGTCCGGCTGACCGCCTCCGGCGCCTACACGGACGTGGTTGCCGCACCCGACGGCGCCACCCTCTACGCGCTGCGGTCCGCCGTGGACAGCGCACCCGCCCCGGTCCGACTGGACGCGGCCACTCCCGACCAGCAGCCCGAGCCGCTGCCGTGCCCAGGCGCGGTGGGCGAGCTGCCCGGCACGCTGACCGAGGTCTTCACCTCGGCCGAGGACGGCACCCCGCTGCGTGCCTGGCTGGTGCTGCCGCGCGAAGCCTCCGCCGAGGCGCCGGCGCCGCTGCTGCTCTGGGTGCACGGCGGCCCGCAGAGCAGCTGGAACTCCTGGACCTGGCGGTGGAATCCGTGGGTGGCCGCAGCGGCCGGGTACGCGGTGCTGCTGCCCGATCCGGCGCTCTCCACCGGCTACGGGCAGCGGATGCACCAGCGCGGCTGGGGCGACTGGGGCGGCGCACCCTACCGGGATGTCCTGGCGCTGACCGACGCCGCGCTGGACCGGGACGACCTGGACGCCGACCGCACCGCGATGATGGGCGGCTCCTTCGGCGGCTACATGGCGAACTGGATCGCCACCCAGACCGACCGGTTCAGGGCCATCGTCACCCACGCCAGTCTGTGGAACCTGCCCGCCTTCGCCGCCACCACCGACTTCGCCCCGTACTGGATGCGCCACCACGGCGACCCGCTGGAGCGCACCGAGCGCTACCAGCGGTACTCCCCGCATCTGCGGGTGGCCTCGATCACCACGCCGATGCTGGTGGTCCACGGTGACAAGGACTACCGGGTGCCGATCGGCGAGGCGCTGTCGCTCTGGAGCGATCTGACCCGCTTCGAGGTGCCGGCGAAATTCCTGTACTTCCCGGATGAGGGGCATTGGGTGGTGAAGCCCAACAACAGTCGGCTCTGGTACGCCACCGTGCTGAGCTTTCTGGCCCATCATGTGCTCGGCGAGGAGTGGCGCCGCCCCGAGTTGGTCTGA
- a CDS encoding DUF389 domain-containing protein, producing MLHLRLIVPADLADRVQDCLAASVGVTHVVVLPGAARRPPGDLVLCDVAREAADELLAELKACGLADRGAIVADQVDLSVSRSADQAEAAAPGAGADALVWEEVTEATHEESSLSVTFLAFLAVATMLAACGAMLDSAILVVGAMVVGPEFGPLAGICVALVQRRPSLAWRSLQALLVGFAVATVLTVGFAQLMDALGLFSRELFEAKRPNTSFIWNPDWVSLVVALLAGIAGVLSLTSAKSGALVGVAISVTTVPAAANAALALGYRDLHQAAGSAGQLGLNLVGIVLAGSATLLAQQGAWSLARRRQHRPSPTS from the coding sequence GTGCTGCATCTACGCCTGATCGTGCCCGCAGACCTGGCGGACCGAGTACAGGACTGCCTGGCCGCCTCGGTCGGCGTCACCCATGTCGTGGTGCTCCCGGGCGCCGCCCGCCGCCCGCCGGGCGACCTGGTGCTCTGCGATGTGGCCCGGGAGGCCGCCGACGAGCTGCTGGCGGAGCTGAAGGCGTGCGGGCTCGCCGACCGGGGGGCGATCGTCGCCGACCAGGTGGACCTCTCCGTCTCCCGCTCGGCGGACCAGGCGGAGGCCGCCGCCCCCGGGGCGGGCGCGGACGCGCTGGTCTGGGAGGAGGTCACCGAGGCCACCCACGAGGAGTCCAGCCTCTCGGTGACGTTCCTGGCCTTCCTCGCCGTGGCGACCATGCTGGCGGCCTGCGGCGCGATGCTGGACAGCGCGATCCTGGTGGTGGGCGCGATGGTGGTCGGGCCGGAGTTCGGCCCGCTGGCCGGTATCTGCGTCGCCCTGGTGCAGCGCCGCCCGTCGCTGGCCTGGAGGTCCTTGCAGGCCCTGCTGGTGGGCTTTGCGGTGGCGACGGTACTTACGGTGGGCTTCGCCCAGCTGATGGACGCTCTCGGCCTCTTCAGCCGGGAGCTGTTCGAGGCCAAGCGGCCCAACACCTCCTTCATCTGGAACCCCGACTGGGTCTCCCTCGTGGTCGCCCTGCTGGCAGGGATCGCCGGGGTGCTCTCGCTCACCTCCGCCAAGTCCGGCGCCCTGGTGGGCGTGGCGATCTCGGTCACCACCGTCCCGGCGGCGGCCAACGCCGCCCTGGCGCTCGGCTACCGCGACCTCCACCAGGCGGCCGGCTCGGCGGGACAGCTCGGCCTCAACCTGGTCGGCATCGTGCTGGCCGGCAGCGCCACCCTGCTCGCCCAGCAGGGCGCCTGGTCCCTGGCCCGCCGCCGCCAACACCGCCCCAGCCCGACCTCATAA
- a CDS encoding DUF7824 domain-containing protein, with translation MSSPTVTEPQPATDGRTERPESRERPGRPGRAANRLLSRVAGALAQVVARGAADGVVPAETPQDRLFRAVRLGAPAEVPALLRELDPAARRACLPRLRELRRELREEWGRRTDYREAALLVAGTGCNTGAAAAAQWISAGAREALADFAFRPLIEVFTAQEPEWQAAVAQRLADRRDTLWGWSEYPFVEYLLRITGSPVPTSDAFVTRWVENRTWGHAQRRPGPGVEALPKGRTLLDRLRADSYLPVLAPRLFDLPDIGGALGQSWQGTAVEDTWFGALARLAADGVLDRADLIDRCLSRLLRGGSPGDLRGFLAILEALDLTPDEQAAHAQTYVRLLPDAHSTVAAHAQQVLTALDTDGRLDPEYLAETSRAVLFRSEKKLVRSQLSWLDRVARREPGRAADAVLAAADALGHEDTTIQERALNLIARHLGRAGDGVLSELRAAAEGLDPVHHTRAAVLLGAAPTAAADEPADLLPPAPEPQPLPPPPATPAEVAEEVAAMLATHSGVAAFERALDGLVRHAHRDRQALAAALEPVLPKERWLTWDSGNGWGDCGPADIAYVALAVLGRHSGTDLQAAHQGRRLPFRGHQTIFGKVLGARLIEAAWQITGENAPPFLLATPTLSTGALDPAELVRRLQVYEQAGATPGEVDFSQALLRLTPDATPGTVAAADALTSPHGQQLAQWLHAGGPTVPSVVRARAQGDPSSRPPQPDDRRILLYLPAIGAPVPLAEPLAVLLRTAGPRGSESLATWGWSGAVDHWPAVLPHLREVVAARCLRRFVAGADQDERGAAGLLPLLAEAGGPAGEAVHLAVGYGLGARFAEDRAAAVDALLVLAARGDLDGDLLGRRLAELVALGAVKPNRLSDALRTASRTGAYGTVWSVLAAALPGLLTGPPVRGTGDLLSIAGDCARRSGARGALPEVSALAARPGSARLVKEARQLRDALSPET, from the coding sequence ATGAGCAGCCCGACCGTCACCGAGCCGCAGCCCGCCACCGACGGGCGCACCGAACGACCCGAGTCGCGCGAGCGGCCCGGGCGGCCCGGGCGGGCCGCGAACCGGCTGCTCTCCCGGGTCGCCGGGGCCCTCGCCCAGGTGGTCGCCCGTGGTGCCGCCGACGGGGTCGTGCCTGCCGAGACACCGCAGGACCGGCTCTTCCGGGCGGTGCGTCTCGGGGCCCCGGCCGAGGTCCCGGCGCTGCTCCGGGAGCTCGACCCGGCCGCGCGGCGTGCCTGCCTGCCCCGGCTCAGGGAGCTGCGGCGGGAACTGCGTGAGGAGTGGGGCCGACGCACCGATTACCGCGAGGCCGCGCTGCTGGTCGCCGGTACCGGCTGCAACACCGGGGCCGCAGCAGCCGCCCAGTGGATCAGCGCCGGTGCCCGCGAGGCGCTGGCGGACTTCGCCTTCCGCCCGCTCATCGAGGTCTTCACGGCGCAGGAGCCGGAGTGGCAGGCGGCCGTCGCCCAGCGGCTCGCCGACCGCAGGGACACCCTCTGGGGCTGGAGCGAGTACCCGTTTGTCGAATACCTGCTGAGGATCACCGGCAGCCCCGTACCGACCTCCGACGCCTTTGTCACCCGCTGGGTCGAGAACCGCACCTGGGGGCACGCCCAGCGCCGCCCCGGACCCGGGGTCGAGGCGCTCCCGAAGGGCAGGACCCTCCTGGACCGGCTGCGGGCCGACAGCTACCTGCCGGTGCTCGCGCCGCGCCTCTTCGACCTCCCCGACATCGGCGGCGCCCTGGGCCAGTCCTGGCAGGGCACGGCCGTCGAGGACACCTGGTTCGGCGCCCTCGCCCGGCTCGCCGCCGACGGGGTGCTGGACCGCGCCGACCTCATCGACCGCTGCCTCTCCCGGCTGCTGCGCGGCGGCAGCCCCGGCGACCTGCGCGGCTTCCTCGCCATCCTGGAGGCCCTTGACCTCACCCCCGACGAGCAGGCCGCCCACGCGCAGACCTATGTCCGGCTGCTACCGGACGCCCACTCCACGGTGGCGGCCCACGCCCAGCAGGTGCTGACCGCGCTGGACACGGACGGCCGCCTCGACCCGGAATACCTCGCCGAGACCTCCCGCGCCGTGCTCTTCCGCAGCGAGAAGAAGCTGGTACGGAGTCAGCTGTCCTGGCTCGACCGGGTCGCCCGCCGCGAGCCGGGCCGGGCCGCCGACGCGGTCCTGGCCGCCGCCGACGCGCTGGGCCACGAGGACACCACGATCCAGGAGCGCGCCCTCAACCTGATAGCCCGTCACCTCGGCCGGGCCGGTGACGGCGTACTGTCCGAACTCCGCGCCGCCGCCGAGGGGCTGGACCCGGTGCACCACACCCGCGCCGCCGTCCTCCTCGGCGCCGCCCCCACCGCTGCCGCCGACGAACCCGCCGACCTGCTGCCGCCCGCCCCCGAACCGCAGCCGCTTCCGCCGCCCCCGGCCACCCCGGCCGAGGTGGCCGAGGAGGTCGCCGCCATGCTGGCCACCCACTCCGGCGTCGCCGCCTTCGAGCGGGCCCTGGACGGTCTGGTCCGCCACGCCCACCGCGACCGCCAGGCACTCGCCGCCGCGCTGGAACCCGTGCTGCCCAAGGAGCGGTGGCTGACCTGGGACAGCGGGAACGGCTGGGGCGACTGCGGCCCGGCCGACATCGCCTATGTGGCGCTGGCCGTGCTGGGCCGGCACTCCGGCACCGACCTCCAGGCCGCGCACCAGGGCCGCCGGTTGCCGTTCCGCGGCCACCAGACCATCTTCGGCAAGGTGCTGGGCGCCCGCCTCATCGAGGCCGCCTGGCAGATCACCGGTGAGAACGCCCCGCCCTTCCTGCTGGCCACCCCGACCCTCTCCACCGGTGCCCTGGACCCGGCCGAACTCGTCCGCCGACTCCAGGTCTACGAGCAGGCGGGCGCGACCCCGGGCGAGGTGGACTTCTCCCAGGCGCTGCTCCGGCTGACCCCGGACGCGACACCGGGCACCGTGGCCGCCGCCGACGCGCTCACCTCCCCCCACGGCCAGCAGCTGGCCCAGTGGCTGCACGCCGGAGGCCCCACCGTCCCGTCCGTCGTCCGGGCACGGGCCCAGGGCGACCCGTCGAGCCGACCGCCCCAACCGGACGACCGCCGCATCCTGCTGTACCTCCCCGCGATCGGTGCCCCCGTCCCGCTCGCCGAACCGCTCGCCGTCCTGCTGCGGACGGCCGGTCCCCGGGGCAGCGAGTCCCTGGCCACCTGGGGATGGTCCGGCGCCGTCGACCACTGGCCCGCCGTCCTGCCGCACCTCCGCGAGGTGGTCGCGGCCCGCTGCCTGCGCCGCTTCGTGGCCGGAGCCGACCAGGACGAACGCGGTGCGGCCGGCCTGCTGCCGCTGCTCGCCGAGGCGGGCGGCCCGGCGGGCGAGGCCGTGCACCTGGCCGTCGGCTATGGACTCGGCGCCCGCTTCGCCGAGGACCGTGCGGCGGCGGTGGACGCGCTGCTGGTCCTGGCGGCGCGCGGCGACCTCGACGGCGACCTGCTCGGCAGGCGGCTCGCCGAACTGGTGGCGCTCGGGGCCGTCAAGCCCAACCGGCTCTCCGACGCACTGCGCACCGCCTCCCGCACCGGCGCCTATGGCACCGTCTGGTCGGTGCTCGCGGCCGCGCTGCCCGGCCTGCTCACCGGTCCGCCGGTACGCGGCACCGGCGACCTGCTGTCGATCGCCGGGGACTGCGCCCGCCGCAGCGGCGCCCGGGGCGCCCTACCGGAGGTGTCCGCGCTGGCGGCCCGCCCCGGCTCCGCCCGCCTGGTCAAGGAGGCCCGCCAACTCCGCGACGCCCTCTCCCCGGAAACCTGA
- a CDS encoding SWIM zinc finger family protein, with protein sequence MTQAVQAYAYLRPSAVRREATGSSLALETSGGATPAGGMAHPSFFSGFLTHPEAAASALLAVADVAAARYYQQRLPASLDPVVTGNGDRLRFESFSGCCGVYARLDVLTGGLDGDDIGHGTTNVDVNNPLRESLARIGSADPLHLQVGPDELTVTTFDGPVVEKKVPLPDRWLRGFAETQVIAAAFDLRAELDAAEAVRFLRTLPRGGGRGAARGAQWVVPAGRTLRPTTRPVPGAVCLPGPERLAALQRVLRHAVALRVYGPPATAGCAPAAAAWEVELPGMRLTLTLSPDASRGFSGEGAVLDALATDEAAEDAELVSVLLAWEPRIDLADLAAQSGLTPERVRAALTRLGTAGRIGYDTAEAAYFHRELPYDADRAERHNPRLRGARALLDAGAVRLDDDTMATVTVDDHHHRVRAEGGRLSCTCLWWAKYRGGRGPCKHALAVRILRRSAVPAAPAARPAVGAVARGGAR encoded by the coding sequence ATGACGCAAGCCGTACAGGCATACGCCTACCTCCGCCCGTCCGCAGTCCGCCGCGAGGCCACCGGCAGCAGCCTCGCCCTGGAGACCTCCGGTGGCGCCACGCCTGCGGGCGGCATGGCCCACCCCAGCTTCTTCAGCGGCTTTCTGACGCACCCGGAAGCCGCCGCCTCCGCGCTGCTCGCGGTCGCCGACGTGGCCGCCGCCCGCTACTACCAGCAACGGCTGCCCGCCTCCCTCGACCCCGTGGTCACCGGCAACGGCGACCGGCTGCGCTTTGAGTCCTTCTCCGGCTGCTGCGGCGTCTACGCCCGGCTGGACGTGCTCACCGGCGGTCTGGACGGCGACGACATCGGCCACGGCACCACCAATGTCGACGTCAACAACCCGCTGCGCGAGTCGCTGGCCCGCATCGGCTCCGCCGACCCGCTGCACCTCCAGGTCGGTCCGGACGAACTCACCGTCACCACCTTCGACGGTCCGGTGGTGGAGAAGAAGGTGCCGCTGCCCGACCGCTGGCTGCGCGGCTTCGCCGAGACCCAGGTGATCGCCGCCGCCTTCGACCTGCGGGCCGAGCTGGACGCGGCCGAGGCGGTCCGGTTCCTGCGTACGCTGCCGCGCGGCGGCGGACGCGGAGCGGCGCGCGGCGCCCAGTGGGTGGTGCCCGCCGGCCGTACGCTGCGGCCGACCACCCGCCCGGTGCCCGGCGCCGTCTGCCTGCCCGGCCCGGAGCGGCTGGCCGCCCTCCAGCGGGTGCTGCGGCACGCGGTGGCGCTGCGGGTGTACGGGCCGCCGGCCACCGCCGGCTGCGCACCCGCCGCAGCCGCCTGGGAGGTGGAGCTGCCCGGCATGCGGCTCACCCTCACCCTCTCCCCGGACGCCTCCCGGGGCTTCTCCGGCGAGGGCGCGGTACTGGACGCGCTGGCCACCGACGAGGCCGCCGAGGACGCCGAGCTGGTCTCGGTGCTGCTGGCCTGGGAGCCCCGGATCGACCTGGCCGACCTGGCCGCGCAGTCCGGGCTGACCCCGGAGCGGGTACGGGCCGCGCTCACCCGGCTCGGCACGGCCGGCCGGATCGGCTACGACACCGCCGAGGCCGCCTACTTCCACCGTGAGCTGCCCTATGACGCCGACCGGGCGGAGCGGCACAACCCCCGGCTGCGGGGCGCCCGCGCGCTGCTGGACGCCGGCGCCGTACGCCTGGACGACGACACCATGGCCACCGTCACCGTCGACGACCACCACCACCGGGTCCGCGCCGAGGGCGGGCGGCTCAGCTGCACCTGCCTCTGGTGGGCCAAGTACCGGGGAGGGCGCGGGCCCTGCAAACACGCCCTCGCCGTCCGCATCCTGCGCCGCTCGGCCGTCCCGGCTGCGCCCGCCGCGCGTCCCGCCGTCGGCGCCGTTGCCCGAGGAGGCGCCCGATGA
- a CDS encoding helix-turn-helix domain-containing protein: MTDDYLARIGRLIRDARKHRGWTQLQLAEALATSQSAVNRIERGGQNISLDMIARIGEALDSEIVSLGYAGPMHLRVVGGRRLSGSIDVKTSKNACVALLCAALLNSGRTTLRRVARIEEVYRILEVLASIGVRTRWINGGRDLEIDPPEQLRLAEMDTDAARRTRSVIMFLGPLMHRADRFRIPYAGGCDLGTRTVQPHVSALRHFGLEITATGGIYHAEVDRSVSPDRPIVLTERGDTVTENALLAAARHHGVTVIRNASSNYMVQDLCFFLEQLGVKVEGIGSTTLTVHGVPRIDRDVDYWPSEDPVEAMSLLAAAVVTSSELTIRRVPIEFLEIELAVLEEMGLDHERGGEYTADNGRTRLVDLTVRPSKLRSPIDKIHPMPFPGLNIDNVPFFAAIAATAQGSTLIHDWVYDNRAIYLTELTRLGAAVKLLDPHRVLVEGPTRWRAAEMMCPPALRPAVVVLLAMMAAEGTSVLRNVYVINRGYEELAERLNSVGAQIEIFRDI; encoded by the coding sequence GTGACAGATGACTACCTCGCTCGCATCGGCAGGCTCATCCGGGACGCCCGCAAGCACCGGGGCTGGACCCAACTGCAACTTGCGGAGGCGCTGGCCACCAGCCAGAGTGCGGTCAACCGCATCGAGCGCGGCGGCCAGAACATCAGCCTTGATATGATCGCCCGCATCGGCGAGGCGCTGGACAGCGAGATCGTCTCCCTCGGCTATGCCGGGCCGATGCATCTGCGGGTGGTCGGCGGGCGGCGGCTGTCGGGCAGCATCGACGTCAAGACCAGCAAGAACGCCTGTGTCGCGCTGCTCTGCGCCGCGCTGCTCAACTCGGGGCGCACCACCCTGCGCCGGGTCGCCCGGATCGAGGAGGTCTACCGGATCCTGGAGGTGCTCGCCTCCATCGGGGTGCGCACCCGGTGGATCAACGGCGGCCGGGACCTGGAGATCGACCCGCCCGAGCAGCTGCGGCTGGCCGAGATGGACACCGACGCGGCCCGCCGGACCCGCAGCGTCATCATGTTCCTCGGCCCGCTGATGCACCGCGCCGACCGCTTCCGCATCCCGTACGCGGGCGGCTGCGACCTGGGCACCCGCACCGTTCAGCCGCACGTCAGCGCGCTGCGCCACTTCGGCCTGGAGATCACCGCGACCGGCGGCATCTACCACGCCGAGGTCGACCGCAGCGTCTCCCCGGACCGCCCCATCGTGCTGACCGAGCGCGGCGACACCGTCACCGAGAACGCCCTGCTGGCGGCGGCCCGCCACCACGGGGTGACGGTGATCCGCAACGCCAGCTCCAACTACATGGTCCAGGACCTCTGCTTCTTCCTGGAGCAGCTGGGCGTCAAGGTCGAGGGCATCGGCTCCACCACGCTGACCGTGCACGGCGTGCCGAGGATCGACCGGGACGTGGACTACTGGCCGTCGGAGGACCCGGTGGAGGCGATGAGCCTGCTGGCCGCCGCCGTGGTCACCTCCTCGGAGCTGACGATCCGCCGGGTGCCCATCGAGTTCCTGGAGATCGAGCTGGCGGTACTGGAGGAGATGGGCCTGGACCACGAGCGGGGCGGCGAGTACACGGCCGACAACGGCCGCACCCGGCTGGTGGACCTGACGGTGCGCCCGTCCAAGCTGCGCTCCCCCATCGACAAGATCCACCCGATGCCCTTCCCCGGCCTCAACATCGACAATGTGCCGTTCTTCGCGGCCATCGCGGCGACCGCGCAGGGTTCCACCCTGATCCACGACTGGGTCTACGACAACCGGGCCATCTACCTGACCGAGCTGACCAGGCTCGGCGCGGCCGTCAAGCTGCTGGACCCGCACCGGGTGCTGGTGGAGGGCCCGACGCGGTGGCGCGCGGCGGAGATGATGTGCCCGCCCGCGCTGCGGCCGGCGGTGGTGGTGCTGCTGGCGATGATGGCGGCGGAGGGCACCTCGGTGCTGCGCAACGTCTATGTGATCAACCGCGGCTATGAGGAGCTGGCAGAGCGGCTGAACTCGGTCGGCGCGCAGATCGAGATCTTCCGCGACATCTGA
- a CDS encoding DMT family transporter — protein sequence MAHSHAALPVGRGLLYATVAAATWGTAGAAATALYRISGLGPLAVSFWRFALGAVLLLAARPLLGLGSRAVRRVLRPQLLAVGLGMAVFQTSYLAAVDLAGLAVGTAATMGAVPVLTAVGARLLLGERLGRAGGLTVALAVAGLLLLALGGSGGAASGRAPLAGFLCALLSAAGCASVNLLGQHRRGSAGSGEPYDAALAGFVVGAGLLLPVCAGGGLLPTGAHLERSLLLLGYLGAVPSALAYGLFFAAATVVRATTVSVLMMLEPLAALALGVVVFDERLTPAALAGTALLLSGIVVLARAERGGGGRPSAEGIGVAGPSS from the coding sequence ATGGCGCATTCGCACGCCGCCCTGCCCGTCGGGCGGGGCCTCCTCTACGCCACCGTCGCCGCCGCCACCTGGGGCACCGCCGGTGCCGCCGCCACCGCCCTGTACCGGATCAGCGGGCTCGGCCCGCTGGCCGTCTCGTTCTGGCGGTTCGCCCTCGGCGCGGTCCTGCTGCTGGCCGCCCGGCCGCTGCTGGGCCTCGGCTCGCGGGCCGTCCGCCGGGTGCTGCGGCCGCAGCTGCTCGCCGTCGGCCTCGGCATGGCGGTGTTCCAGACCTCCTACCTGGCCGCCGTGGACCTCGCCGGGCTGGCCGTGGGGACCGCCGCCACCATGGGCGCGGTCCCGGTCCTCACCGCCGTCGGCGCCCGCCTGCTGCTGGGCGAACGCCTCGGCCGGGCCGGCGGGCTCACGGTGGCGCTGGCCGTGGCCGGGCTGCTGCTGCTCGCCCTCGGCGGCTCCGGCGGGGCGGCCTCCGGCCGCGCGCCGCTGGCGGGCTTCCTCTGTGCGCTGCTCTCCGCCGCGGGTTGCGCGTCGGTCAACCTGCTGGGCCAGCACCGCCGTGGCTCGGCCGGGAGCGGTGAGCCGTACGATGCCGCGCTTGCCGGGTTCGTGGTCGGCGCGGGGCTGCTGCTGCCGGTCTGCGCGGGCGGCGGGCTGCTGCCGACCGGGGCGCACCTGGAGCGTTCGCTGCTGCTGCTCGGCTATCTGGGCGCGGTGCCCTCCGCGCTGGCGTACGGGCTCTTCTTCGCCGCCGCGACCGTGGTCCGGGCGACCACCGTGTCGGTGCTGATGATGCTGGAGCCGCTGGCGGCCCTGGCGCTGGGGGTCGTGGTCTTCGACGAGCGGCTCACCCCGGCCGCGCTGGCGGGGACCGCGCTGCTGCTGTCCGGCATCGTAGTGCTGGCCAGGGCGGAGCGCGGCGGCGGCGGCAGGCCGTCGGCCGAGGGCATCGGCGTGGCGGGTCCCTCGTCGTAA